The window CTTAGTATCGAAAAGATAACAAGGTAAGGTCGGCCAAGGTTAGAATATCCTTCCACCAAGCTTTGCCCAGTACCAAGGGTATATTGGATGCCGGCTCTAAAGAATGGGTACTTAAATACGTTAACTAAGAGAATCAGTGCGGCTAGTTGCCAACCATAAATAGCGCCAGCTTTCGTTGAAGCGACTAAGTGAGATCCACCGACCGCAGCAGCGGCCATCATGATTCCTGGGCCAAGAGATTTAATCAGGCTTGAAAGTGGTGCGGAGGTTGGTGTTGTGGTGGTTTTAGCCGTACTTTCCATCGTTTTTCCTTTGAGGCTTAGCTCTTATTTTCCGTTACCTTATCAATACCATGTTTCGTAACTTCGTCAACTTTTATGTACAAAAATGTTGAAAATTGTATTTATTAATAAACGAATTGACCGTGAATTATTTATTAACCAGTAATTAAGAGGCTCTAATGGCGTTAGAACAGTACACACCACCACGTGAACCGTGGACTGATATTGTCTATCAAGATGATGATATTCTTGTGGTGAACAAGCCAGCAGGCCTACTTTCGGTACCGGGGAGACTGTCAGAGCACTACGACAGTATGTGGAGTCGGTTGGTTGTGGATTTTCCGGAGATTCAGGTTGTGCATCGGTTGGATATGTCGACATCAGGCTTGATGCTATTGGCTAAGCATAAGCAGGCTGAGCGCCATCTTAAGAAGCAATTCCAATATCGACTGACACACAAACTCTATTACGCGCGAGTATGGGGTTCAGTAGGAGAAGCTGAAGGTTTGATTGATCTGCCGCTTATTTGTGATTGGCCAAATCGCCCTAGGCAGAAAGTCTGTTTTGACGAGGGTAAACCATCACAGACTCGATATATTGTGGAGCAACAAGAGCCTCAAACGACATTATTGAAATTGCTGCCCATTACAGGCCGCTCTCATCAGTTGCGTGTTCACTGCATGGAACTAGGGAATCCAATTGTGGGCGACGAGTTCTATGCAACACCAGAGGCGTTTAATTATAGCGATAGGTTAGCTTTACACGCATGTGAACTGAGTTTTTATCATCCAGCTAACAACCAACTATTCAAAGCTTTCGTGCCATGCGAGTTTTATCCTCAAGCATTGCCACAAATCGAACAGCACTTTGAAATTGCGCCAGAGCTTCCAGACTACAGTAAGCTAAAAGCTTAGAATGACTCAATTGACATAAATTCAAGGACGTACAATGCCGAAGTTGAAAGTGGTCTTTCTCGACAGAGCCACCATCCCATCTCAAATACATTTAAAACCTCTTAGCTTTGAACATCAATGGGTTGAGTATGATTTCACTTCGCCGGAGCAAGTGTCTGAACGAATTGAAGGCGCCGATGTGGTTATCACCAATAAGGTTGTGCTCAACGCTGATAATTTAGCTCAAGCACAACAACTTAAGCTGATAGCTGTTTCAGCAACGGGTGTGAACAATGTCGATGTTGGCTACTGTAAGAGTAACAACATAGCGGTGACAAACGTGCAAGGCTACGCGACTCAATCGGTACCTGAACATGTTATCGCGATGCTGTTTACGCTTAAGCGAAACCTCGTTGGTTATCATCAAGATATCGAGGCTGGCGAGTGGCAAAAGGACAAACAATTCTGCTTCTTTACTCATCCGATTCAAGATGTTGCAGGCAGTACATTAGGTTTAATAGGTAGTGGTGGCTTAGGACAAGCGACAGCAATATTAGCAAAAGCGATTGGTATGAACGTCATCTTTGCTGAGCGCAAAGGGGTAGATTCTTGTCGAAAAGGGTATCTACCTTTTGAGACTGTGTTGCAGCAAGCAGATGCGATCAGCTTACATTGCCCGTTGACCGAAGCGACCCGAAATCTGATTTCGGAGCGAGAGCTAACTATGATGAAACCAAGTGCGGTGTTAATCAATGCTGGCCGCGGTGGGTTAGTCGATGAGCAAGCCTTAGTCGAAGCATTGATAAATCATGATATTGCTGGTGCGGGCATCGATGTGTTCACACAAGAACCCGCAGATACGTCGAATCCGTTATTGGCGAATAGTCACTTACCGAATCTATTATTAACACCACACGTAGCGTGGGGCAGTGATAGCTCAATTCAAAAGCTTTCAGATATTCTGATGGATAACATTGATAGGTTTGCTGATGGGAAGCCGCAGAATATCGTCGGTTAATTCACAGTAAGCGGTTGTAGACTAAGTTCCAGAAAGAAAAAAGGTTGGCTTTGGGCCAACCTTTTTTGATGTTTTTTCTTCAATTCGACTTAGCTAGAAGCTAGAAGCTAGAAGCCATTAGCCTTGCGGCTTAACTACCAATACATTGATTGGTGAATTCTGTACGACTTTACTCGCCACTGAACCCAGTACCACTTTGTCGATTTTCGAGCGCTTATGACTAGGCATCACAATCAGGTCTGCCCCAAGCTTTTCTGCGTAATCTAGAATCGTTGTGTAGGTTTTACCTTCAGCAACGTGAACCTTATAAACCACTTCATCGTCGATGTATTTGTCAGCAAACTCTTTTAGCTGATTTTTCACATCAAGCTTCATTTGATTCGCGGCATCTTTCGGGAAGTAAGATGCAACCATCGACATGTGAATGCCCGGCAATACGTTCAAGATGTGGATTTCAGCATTACTGTGCTTTGCGTGCCATACCGCTAATTCAACAGCTTTGTCAGAAAAGCCTTTGTCGTTAAGATCAACAGGAACAAGGATTTGTTTATACATGTGTTTTTCTCTTTTTTATCAGCGCTTAGTATTGACCAAGCGCTGTGATTATCCTTTCCATGTAATAAAGCCAAATAGAGTTGAGCACTACTTGGCTCTATCCATTACGCGCTAATCTCATCCTTACGAGCACGCCTTCTTTGGTTCATCGCTAAGCCAATTAGAATCAGTAGGGATGGTAAGAATACCCACTCTTTCATTGGTCTTTCTGCGTCTTGGATAACTGATTTAATTTCCCAATCAAAGTCAATGCCAGCCGCTTCTGCTGGGCTACCGAATTCAACCATGTCGACAATCATCTTGCCTTCAGATTTCGTCAGCATTAAGCCCATTGAAGCAATGCGGTCTTCACTTGTTGTCGCAGAATCTTCAAACGGAAGGCGAACCGTCTTCTCAGAATAGTCACCTTCTAAGTTTTCGCCACCCACTCTTAACTCAAGAGATTGTCCCACAGATAGACCTTCTGTGATTTGAGCGATCTCAACTCCAGGTGAAAGAACTTTCTCTGGATAAATCATGTCCCACCAGAAGCCTGGGCGGAAGAAAGAGAAAGTTAGAACCAATAATAGGATCGTTTCCCACCACTTGTTCTTGGTAAACCACCAACCTTGTGTTGCAGCAGCAAAGATAAGTACCGCAGTTACAGAAGAGAAAATAGTGAGGAATAGATGCCACCAAGAATCAATGCCCATCAATAGTAGTTGAGTATTGAAAATGAACATGAATGGCAATATTGCTGTTCGGATATCGTAGGTAAAGCCTTGAATACCGGTTCGAATCGGGTCTGATTTTGCAATCGCGGCGGCCGCAAAGGCTGCCAAACCAACTGGAGGCGTATCATCGGCTAAAATACCGAAGTAGAACACGAACAAGTGAACCGCAATCAGAGGGATGATTAGGCCATGCGCCGCGCCTAAGGTAACAATTACCGGAGCCATCAGCGTTGATACAACGATGTAGTTTGCCGTTGTTGGTAAGCCCATGCCTAGGATTAAGCTGATTACCGCAGTGAATAGCAACATAAGAATGATGCTACCGCCAGAGATAAATTCAACGAAGTCCGTCATTACCAAGCCGATACCCGTCAGAGTTACCACACCTACAACCGTACCTGCTGCAGCTGTTGCTACACCGATACCGATCATGTTACGTGCGCCTGAAACCAAGCTTTCTAATAGGTCAACGAAACCCGCTTTGGTTTGCTCTGCAAGATCGTCCGATTTGTTCATCAGAGTCATCAAAGGACGCTGCGTGATCAAAATGAAGATCATGAATACCGTTGCCCAGAAGGCAGAAAGACCTGGAGAGAATCGCTCTACAGTCAGACACCAAACAAGAACCACGATAGGCAATAGGAAATGTAAACCAGACTTAATGGTTGGGCCTGGATCTGGCACTTCTGTTAGCTCAGCATCAATGTCCATACCGCCTTCAGCCGCATATTTTGCTGAAACTCGAACCAAGGCTACATAAGCGATCAATAGAGCAACGGTAACAATTGGGGTTGCTGCATCGCCAAAGACATCTTTTGTCCAACCGACACCGTAGTAAACCGCAGCACTGATGACACATAGTCCAAGAATGGTACCAGTGAAAGACAGTAGACTTTGTACGATAGTTGGTGTGTGACGACGAGGTAGGCCTGTCATGCCAGCTTTACATGCTTCTAAGTGAACAATGTAAATCAGGGCGATGTAAGAAATAAGAGCAGGCAATAGCGCCGCTTTAATCACTTCTACGTACGAGATGCCCACATATTCAACCATCAAGAATGCAGCAGCACCCATGATTGGTGGGGTTAACTGACCATTGGTTGAAGCGGCTACTTCTACAGCACCGGCTTTTTCACCTGAGAATCCGACTCTTTTCATTAGAGGGATTGTGAAAGTACCCGTGGTAACCACGTTAGCAATAGATGAACCAGACACTAGACCGGATAGGCCAGATGCAACAACGGCTGCTTTTGCTGGGCCGCCTTTCATGTGGCCAAGCAAGGAGAATGCTACTTTGATGAAGTAAGCACCTGCGCCTGCACGCTCTAGCATTGCACCAAACAGTACAAACAAGAATACGAATGACGTTGATACGCCAAGAGCAACACCGAATACACCTTCTGTGGTTAGCCATAGATGTGACATTGCCTTATTAAGGCTCGCACCTTTATGGGCAATCACGTCTGGCATATGAGGGCCGCCAAAGGTGTAAAGTAGGAATACTGCTGCCACAACCATAAGAGGTGGACCTAAAGCGCGTCGTGTTGCTTCAAGCAGTAGAACCATACCAAATACAGCAGCAACAATATCGAATGTTGTTGGTGCGCCTGAACGTTCAGCTAGTTGAGTATAGAAAATATAGATATACGAAGCTGAAAAGCTACCAACCAGCGCTAATATCCAGTCGACCGCAGGAATTCTATCCCGAGGTGAATTTTTCATGGCTGGGTAAGCGGTAAAGGCTAGGAAGATGGCAAACGTAAGATGAATTGCTCGAGCTTCAGTGTCGTTTAAAATTGCGAAGTTAAAAATGAACGGCAGCGGAGAAGCATACCAAAGTTGGAACAATGACCAACATAGAGGCACAAACCATAAAATACGGCCTTGGATACCGCGAGGGCTACGCGCACCAGTGTCTGATTGTGCCACCATTTCTTGCACATCTGGAGACGGTGATGTTGTCTGCGTCATGTACTTTATCCTTATTATTGATGGTCTGCCTTTCTTACGAACAACGAGACGTTATTTATCTCCTATCTAGTGTAGTGAATCGATAGGGAAATGCGTTTTTTGTTCGTCTTTGTCTTAGGCTTGATACGAAGGTAAGTTCGCCAAATTGGAGAAACTTAAAGGTTTGTCTCTTTTCACTTGGGTTATTTTTATAAAACGTGAAAAGCCAATAAGGAGGACACGCCTCCTTATTGGTAGAGTAGGCTTAAAGTAGAGTTACTTTAGAAGGCCTACTTCTTTGTAGTATTTTACTGCGCCAGGGTGAAGAGGGATTGAGATACCCGCTTTAACCATGTCTTCTTTCTTCAGGTTCGCAAATGCTGGGTGCAGGCGTTTGAATGTAGCGAAGTTTTCAAATACTGCTTTAGCAACGTTGTATGCTACTTCATCAGAAACGTCAGACGTTGTTACCATAGTTGCAGCAACACCGAAGCTGTTTACGTCAGCGTCTGTACCACGGTACATACCAGCTGGAACTGTGCTGTATGCGTAGTATGGGTTTTCAGCTACGATTTTGTCGATCTGTGGACCTGTTGCTGAAACCAGTTTTGCATCACAAGAAGTCGTTGCTTCTTTGATTGAACCGTTCGGGTGACCAACCATGTAGATGAATGCATCAATCTTGTTATCACAAAGTGCTTGTGAACGCTCAGAACCTTTTAGTTCAGAAGCAAGCTTGAAGCTATCGTTAGTCCAGCCCATAGCGTCCATTACAACACCCATCGTTGCACGGTCACCAGAGCCTGGATTCCCAATGTTTACACGCTTACCAGCTAGGTCAGACACATTGTTGATGCCAGCATCGGTACGAGCGATGATGTTGAACGGTTCTGTATGTAGAGAGAACATAGCGCGAAGTTTCTTGTATTCGCCCTGATCTTTGAACTTACTTGTACCGTTGTAGCCGTGGTATTGCCAATCCGATTGAACAACACCGAAATCTAGTTCACCAGCACGGATGGTATTAACGTTGTAGATTGAACCACCAGTAGACTCGACAGAACAACGAATGTTGTGGTCTTTGCGGCCTTTGTTCACTAGCTTACAAATAGCACCACCAGTTGGGTAGTAAACACCCGTTACTGAACCAGTACCAATTGTGATGAACTCTTGAGCGTTAACTGCGCCAGCGCCCATTACAGCAGCTGCAATAGCCCCAACTTTAATAAGTTTGGTAAATGCCATGAATTTCCCTTCCTTTATTCATTATTAACCCTGAAACAATTGTAGTCGTTTCTGGAGTTTCCTATTTGGAAACGGCACCTTTTTCAATCCATGTGATGAAAAAGTGGCTGAATAATATCAAAAATTGGCAGAAAATTACTCAAATGTTAAAAGATATAGCTAAAAAATCTAACAAATGACGGTTAGATCTCGTGTTTAATTTGCTATTGAGTTTTTTAAAATCAATGGTTTAGTGGGTTTTAATAGAGGAGGGGATGGATATCTTAGGATGTGATTTGGATCACGAAGCGAATAGATGTTCGTGATCCATTAGTAGCTGTGATGGTTATGAAACTATGACAATTATCCAGCGTATTCAAACAGTTCGCACACTGAGTCAAACAGTTGCTTAGTGGTCACGGACAAGGTTGGAGTAATAAAGATAGTGTCATCGCCTGCGACTACGCCCAGTATGCCTTCTGACTTACCTAATGAATCCAATAAGCGGGCAATAAGCTGCGCAGCACCAGGGCCAGTGTGTATCACAACTAATGCATTGTTGTGGTCAATGTCTAGCACCAACTCTCTTAAAGAGCTTGAAACTGTCGGGACGCCAAGTTCAGCTGGAAGACAGTAAACCATCTCCATTTTTGCATTGCGCGTTCGAACAGCGCCAAACTTAGTTAACATACGCGAAACTTTAGATTGGTTGATGCTTTCAAAACCTTCATGTTTGAGTGCATCGACAATCTCGCCTTGCGAACCAAAACGTTCTTCTTTTAATAATGATTTAAAAGCACGAACTAAGTTGTCTTGTTTTTCTGTATTGCGCATATGTCATTCTTATTCATTAATAAAGATATCTGCATATTCTCGCATACATATTCAATCTTAGCCAAAATATCACGGTAATTTGTTAGTCATATCACTGTAAAAATTTAATAGAATAATGTGTTATTAGTGACGACTTATTTTGTTATTTCAGATGATTATCCCCATAATGCCAACTCGCTGTGTGGCACGGTTTTATTGACTTGCGCGAAGTCGCAAAGCTGGCGTTAATTGATTGTAATCACTTTGTGATTAATATAGTTTTTTAACTTAAATTTAGCTCAAGAATTACTCTACAAAGAATCTATAAGAGAAATCTCTCAAGGAGAATAACAATGAAAGTAGCTGTTATTGGTGCCGCTGGTGGCATCGGTCAAGCCCTAGCCCTACTACTAAAGAACCGCCTACCTGTTGGTTCAGATCTTGCACTTTACGACATCGCTCCGGTAACTCCGGGTGTTGCTGCCGATCTTAGCCATATCCCAACGCCTGTTTCGATCAAAGGTTACGCGGGTGAAGATCCAACTCCAGCACTTGAAGGTGCGGATGTTGTGCTTATTTCTGCGGGTGTTGCTCGTAAACCTGGTATGGATCGTGCGGATCTTTTCAATGTGAATGCTGGCATTGTTAAGTCTCTAGCTGAAAAAATTGCTGTTACTTGTCCTACTGCTTGTGTTGGTATCATTACAAACCCAGTAAACACAACAGTGCCAATCGCTGCTGAAGTACTTAAGAAAGCGGGCGTTTACGACAAGCGTCGTTTATTCGGTATTACGACTCTTGATGTCATTCGTTCTGAAACGTTCGTTGCTGAGCTAAAAGATAAAGATCCAGGCGATGTTCGCGTTCCTGTTATCGGCGGTCACTCTGGTGTAACGATCCTTCCTCTTCTTTCTCAAGTTGAAGGTGTTGAGTTTACTGACGAAGAAATCGCAGCGCTAACAACTCGCATCCAAAACGCGGGTACTGAAGTAGTAGAAGCTAAAGCGGGTGGCGGTAGTGCGACTCTATCTATGGGTCAAGCGGCTTGTCGTTTCGGTCTTGCTCTAGTGAAAGCACTTCAAGGCGAAGAGAACGTGATTGAGTGTGCATACGTTGAAGGTGAAGGCGAGCACGCACCATTCTTCGCACAACCAGTTAAACTTGGCAAAGAGGGCGCAGAAGCGATCCTTAGCTACGGTGAACTGAGCGACTTCGAACGCAACGCACTAGACAGCATGCTAGAAACGCTAAATGGCGATATTGAGATTGGTGTTGAATTCGCTAAATAAGCGATAGATAACTGAACTCTGCTAAAAAGACAGTTAACGAAAGCCGATCATTGTGATCGGCTTTTTTGATCCTTGTATTCAACTCGATCGTAATCTTTTTCTAACCACCAAGAATTAGGGTATTGAACGATGACTAGAGTACAAAAAGGAATGAATGTTAACTATCTAGGCCGCTTGGGTAAGATATTGGTTATCGATGAACAAGAACAGTTCGCTTTGTTTGAGTCTTACAACAGTCATAAGCAATATGCGGTTCCATTGGAAGAACTAGAAGAGATCGAGGCGCAATTACCTTTATCTTTAGAGTCGAGTCGATATTAAAATCCATAATAATATCTAGCAGGATCAAAAAAAGAGCCAACCGGCTCTTTTTTATTGGCTCCTCAAAACCACCGCCTAGGGCGGTGGTGATTGTTCCTTGAGGCTATAGCCTGAAGAAGTGCCCATGTTAGAAGTAACCTCTTATTCACCACAAGTAAGAGGAAACAACCACATGGGCGATTACAGAAGTTCATCACATGTCTATTGGCGTTGCAAATACCATATAGTTTGGACTCCAAAGTACAGATATAAGATTTTGAAAGATAAGGTAGGAAAGGAGCTTTATCGTTCAATCTATATTTTGTGCAATATGAAAGACTGCGAAGTTTTAGAATTAAATGTTCAACCAGATCATGTTCATCTTGTTGTCATTATTCCTCCCAAGTTATCAGTATCGAGTTTGTTAGGAGTTTTAAAAGGCCGAACAGCAATTCGACTTTTCAATAGATTCCCACATATACGTAAGAAATTATGGGGAAATCACTTTTGGGCTAGAGGGTATTTTGTAGATACGGTCGGTGTGAATGAAGAAGTCATTCGGCGATATGTACGACACCAAGATAAGCAGGACATAGAGTATGAACAACAATTACAGTTATTGAAGAACTGATAGCGCGGACGCCCCCTTTTAGGGGGTTATAAAGCAAAACCGCCTTCTAAGAAGGCGGATATTTTTTTATATAGCAGTCTACTTACTACTTAGCTTCTATTTACTTGCTACGTTTTACTGCAAGGTGAGCTAGTGTAGTTAAAGCTTGCTTATATTCTGAATCAGGAAGAATAGAAAGCTCAGCAATGGCTTTATCAGCTTCTTCATAGGCTTTATTGGTCGTGTACTCTAACGAGCCTGTCTCTTTCATTACAGACATAATGTCGTCGAGACGTTCCATACCATTGGCTTTTTCAATCGCTTCACGAATCATGCTCGCTTGGTCTGGCG of the Vibrio lentus genome contains:
- a CDS encoding TRAP transporter permease yields the protein MTQTTSPSPDVQEMVAQSDTGARSPRGIQGRILWFVPLCWSLFQLWYASPLPFIFNFAILNDTEARAIHLTFAIFLAFTAYPAMKNSPRDRIPAVDWILALVGSFSASYIYIFYTQLAERSGAPTTFDIVAAVFGMVLLLEATRRALGPPLMVVAAVFLLYTFGGPHMPDVIAHKGASLNKAMSHLWLTTEGVFGVALGVSTSFVFLFVLFGAMLERAGAGAYFIKVAFSLLGHMKGGPAKAAVVASGLSGLVSGSSIANVVTTGTFTIPLMKRVGFSGEKAGAVEVAASTNGQLTPPIMGAAAFLMVEYVGISYVEVIKAALLPALISYIALIYIVHLEACKAGMTGLPRRHTPTIVQSLLSFTGTILGLCVISAAVYYGVGWTKDVFGDAATPIVTVALLIAYVALVRVSAKYAAEGGMDIDAELTEVPDPGPTIKSGLHFLLPIVVLVWCLTVERFSPGLSAFWATVFMIFILITQRPLMTLMNKSDDLAEQTKAGFVDLLESLVSGARNMIGIGVATAAAGTVVGVVTLTGIGLVMTDFVEFISGGSIILMLLFTAVISLILGMGLPTTANYIVVSTLMAPVIVTLGAAHGLIIPLIAVHLFVFYFGILADDTPPVGLAAFAAAAIAKSDPIRTGIQGFTYDIRTAILPFMFIFNTQLLLMGIDSWWHLFLTIFSSVTAVLIFAAATQGWWFTKNKWWETILLLVLTFSFFRPGFWWDMIYPEKVLSPGVEIAQITEGLSVGQSLELRVGGENLEGDYSEKTVRLPFEDSATTSEDRIASMGLMLTKSEGKMIVDMVEFGSPAEAAGIDFDWEIKSVIQDAERPMKEWVFLPSLLILIGLAMNQRRRARKDEISA
- the argR gene encoding transcriptional regulator ArgR; the encoded protein is MRNTEKQDNLVRAFKSLLKEERFGSQGEIVDALKHEGFESINQSKVSRMLTKFGAVRTRNAKMEMVYCLPAELGVPTVSSSLRELVLDIDHNNALVVIHTGPGAAQLIARLLDSLGKSEGILGVVAGDDTIFITPTLSVTTKQLFDSVCELFEYAG
- the rluA gene encoding bifunctional tRNA pseudouridine(32) synthase/23S rRNA pseudouridine(746) synthase RluA — protein: MALEQYTPPREPWTDIVYQDDDILVVNKPAGLLSVPGRLSEHYDSMWSRLVVDFPEIQVVHRLDMSTSGLMLLAKHKQAERHLKKQFQYRLTHKLYYARVWGSVGEAEGLIDLPLICDWPNRPRQKVCFDEGKPSQTRYIVEQQEPQTTLLKLLPITGRSHQLRVHCMELGNPIVGDEFYATPEAFNYSDRLALHACELSFYHPANNQLFKAFVPCEFYPQALPQIEQHFEIAPELPDYSKLKA
- the mdh gene encoding malate dehydrogenase: MKVAVIGAAGGIGQALALLLKNRLPVGSDLALYDIAPVTPGVAADLSHIPTPVSIKGYAGEDPTPALEGADVVLISAGVARKPGMDRADLFNVNAGIVKSLAEKIAVTCPTACVGIITNPVNTTVPIAAEVLKKAGVYDKRRLFGITTLDVIRSETFVAELKDKDPGDVRVPVIGGHSGVTILPLLSQVEGVEFTDEEIAALTTRIQNAGTEVVEAKAGGGSATLSMGQAACRFGLALVKALQGEENVIECAYVEGEGEHAPFFAQPVKLGKEGAEAILSYGELSDFERNALDSMLETLNGDIEIGVEFAK
- a CDS encoding universal stress protein — protein: MYKQILVPVDLNDKGFSDKAVELAVWHAKHSNAEIHILNVLPGIHMSMVASYFPKDAANQMKLDVKNQLKEFADKYIDDEVVYKVHVAEGKTYTTILDYAEKLGADLIVMPSHKRSKIDKVVLGSVASKVVQNSPINVLVVKPQG
- a CDS encoding D-2-hydroxyacid dehydrogenase codes for the protein MPKLKVVFLDRATIPSQIHLKPLSFEHQWVEYDFTSPEQVSERIEGADVVITNKVVLNADNLAQAQQLKLIAVSATGVNNVDVGYCKSNNIAVTNVQGYATQSVPEHVIAMLFTLKRNLVGYHQDIEAGEWQKDKQFCFFTHPIQDVAGSTLGLIGSGGLGQATAILAKAIGMNVIFAERKGVDSCRKGYLPFETVLQQADAISLHCPLTEATRNLISERELTMMKPSAVLINAGRGGLVDEQALVEALINHDIAGAGIDVFTQEPADTSNPLLANSHLPNLLLTPHVAWGSDSSIQKLSDILMDNIDRFADGKPQNIVG
- a CDS encoding TAXI family TRAP transporter solute-binding subunit: MAFTKLIKVGAIAAAVMGAGAVNAQEFITIGTGSVTGVYYPTGGAICKLVNKGRKDHNIRCSVESTGGSIYNVNTIRAGELDFGVVQSDWQYHGYNGTSKFKDQGEYKKLRAMFSLHTEPFNIIARTDAGINNVSDLAGKRVNIGNPGSGDRATMGVVMDAMGWTNDSFKLASELKGSERSQALCDNKIDAFIYMVGHPNGSIKEATTSCDAKLVSATGPQIDKIVAENPYYAYSTVPAGMYRGTDADVNSFGVAATMVTTSDVSDEVAYNVAKAVFENFATFKRLHPAFANLKKEDMVKAGISIPLHPGAVKYYKEVGLLK
- the tnpA gene encoding IS200/IS605 family transposase, translating into MGDYRSSSHVYWRCKYHIVWTPKYRYKILKDKVGKELYRSIYILCNMKDCEVLELNVQPDHVHLVVIIPPKLSVSSLLGVLKGRTAIRLFNRFPHIRKKLWGNHFWARGYFVDTVGVNEEVIRRYVRHQDKQDIEYEQQLQLLKN